Sequence from the Penaeus chinensis breed Huanghai No. 1 chromosome 5, ASM1920278v2, whole genome shotgun sequence genome:
CTCCCAGGTCTCCAGTCGGTCATGGAACACGTAACAGAAATCTCCTACCTTTCagggggacaaggaggagaattaggaagGATTCTGCGGAATTCCACTGACCTTGAACCGGGAAAGCAGATAGGTATGTCATACATCTATATCACGAAGGAGAATAATCAtattaaagatataatatatttgatagcATAGAAGACGCATCTCCATTCCAGCCAGGcatatttagaagaaaaacatAGTTGCTCCACCCTTGTAAATACATCGTATTTCACGATATAAGACGAAACCCCGTTACCAGAATGCCGTGGTTTTCGCATTCCGCGTCCCGTGCGCGCCTCACTGCAGGCTGTACTGCTTCGTCTCTTCTCGCAGGTTGCATCTCGCAGACAAAGGATCTGGTCATAGAAGGTTTCTTCTTTGATGTTGTTGAGTCAGCACGTTAGTTTAACACATGGGGATcccgttttatttatttcacatatttTTGATGGTCATGACCGTTATTAGCATAGGCTAGAAAACGGGTTTTCCTTGTAATTTCTTGGAAAATCTTTAATAAGACCAGCCAGTCTCCTAGATGAACTGAGAACCACTTGCCCTtaagttatattttttatcttctggGAATTATCAGGCAATACTGAGATTGCCGAAGAGTGGTCTTGTGTggtgtatgttagtgtgtctgCATTTAACTTCAAGGTGCAAGAAAAATTAATTGTACATACAATGGATGGTCGCAGTGAGCGTCTACCAGCCGGTTGTAATAGTCCAAGTTGATGCTAGCGCATTGTCGTGTTCCATCGTAATCCTCATTATAGTACCAAAAAGGTACGCCCGTCTGCAGGTCATCACCGCTTACCCACTGCCACATGTTGGGCGTGAAGGCCGTGTGCGCGCCCACCCACAGCCCGCTAATATTGGGAGCTGGGATTAAAGATAATCATTGAGCATGGTGAGTTTCACGGGAGTCAGAGATTTACTTACGCGCGTCGAAAATTTgttcatgaatgtgtatgtaagcACATTTTCTGCTATTGCAAACCTCTATAGCTCTCTGTGAATACCCAGGTGAGTGTATCCCTATTAACATTCATcaactcatattttttttctacgcaCCGTTGAATACAAGGTATCTGGAGAAAGCCACAAAGTTATCGCAGGACGGAAAGGAAGCTATGTCACCCCCTCCACTGTCGCCCGCGAGCCCTTTGCAGAAGTCCCTCGCCTCCGGCCACGACAGGCGAACCTCCGACTCCAGGTAGAGGCACTTGGACCCCACCATGGTGAACGGCGGGTAGCATGCCTGGCCTACAATGGAATAGCGAGagagctttctttctttcctcttgaaAGAAATAACAAGTTAACAAGTTTGCgcacagaagaaataaaaggaagaaaatagaattgTTTTTTGGAATATCGAAAAAGACCAGGTGCTTTTGCAAGGGGGGTCGGTGAGCGAAATGAGCACAATTAGGGAGGGATTTTttttgggaggagggagggcatggTAAACAACACTCAATAGACTGTAAAAAAAATCCTATTGGATTAATGATAAGTCTATCTTGACTAAATGTTATGGTGTATGTTAGAtttctatatataacattttttctgGCATtcacagataatatataaataattcatatattgCTGTTGTAGTTCTACGACAATTAGTTGCAATACAATTTTATGGAAAAAGAGTGAGTACAGTGGTACTGGTGATACTGATGCGATCACAAAGCATACTTATTTAGAAGCAAGCATCTGCTCTTGAACCTATCGGTTAAGAGGTAAAGCTAGTattactacatataaatatacagtattaacCCATTACCgacgggcatggcacgtacgtctATGTCATGCCCAAAATGACGCCCTTGAAAAAGACATTACTATGTTCCTTTAAAGGCATGCCAACATGCCTTTACTAATCTACATTTAAACCATTGTTGCCGGTCAATTGTAAtgttcactgtagttttgttcCGTGAAATGTAGATGGCTACACAAGTGCTTAGCTTTCAAGGAGTCAAATAGTAGACctagtgacctcacctgattttatCTTTCCTGGAGTTTTCAggaaaaatctatttttttctgttacttatcgacgttattataattatagacaTTACAATTAGTATGTTATTTACATTACTAATAGCAATGTATGATAAAAGTAAATACTTCTGATAAGGCAAAAGGTAAACATGTCAGATAGGCTGTACTAGTAATTAAATCCTCGATGACTGAGCACTTATGGATCAATCCTATGTGTTAAGACAATAAATAAAGTTATCCTACTATAGGTATGATATATACTGTAGGTACATGACATCCTGGCAGTTAGTTGATTAAGAAGAGTGTAACATCAAAGACAACTGAAGCATCCTGCCTCAAGCAAACTCACCAGCTACAGCGGTCACCAAACCCAGCACCACCGCAAGAGaaatcatc
This genomic interval carries:
- the LOC125025931 gene encoding macrophage mannose receptor 1-like produces the protein MEMISLAVVLGLVTAVAGQACYPPFTMVGSKCLYLESEVRLSWPEARDFCKGLAGDSGGGDIASFPSCDNFVAFSRYLVFNAPNISGLWVGAHTAFTPNMWQWVSGDDLQTGVPFWYYNEDYDGTRQCASINLDYYNRLVDAHCDHPLSFVCEMQPARRDEAVQPAVRRARDAECENHGILVGDFCYVFHDRLETWENAEMKCRSEHEDLGGELYYPSSCHEFTHMAHHLEAAEKVNSYWVGGVDTSGNEEWTWVNGGNIPGGPPYWATGEPSHTHDNEPREHCTAMTAEKRYYLQDVHCSEKHFYICKLRFI